The genome window GGTTTATTTCCCACTAGGAAATTATGCATTTTCAGGAAGAGACCCTTTATCTCGCCGTACACCTCCTCAACCGCTCCCTGCGTCAGATCAAGGTGACCACCATCAACCTGCAGCTCCTCGGCATGGTTTGCCTCTTCCTCGCTGCAAAGAAGGAAGAGTGTCTCCTCCCTGAGGTAAGATGACTCAGCCCTCCCAGACAATAAAGCTACAGTATGTTAAAACTGATTGACTGCAAAtggtgtctgtctgctgcttaATATATCTAAATAATccatgattggtttgtttctggCTGAGTAGAGAAAGTATTTCTTTAGATTTCATTTATACCTAGACTTAAATTAGTGTAGTAATGAGTAACAATGAAAATTCTCTGTTCTAAGAAAACACATATTTCCTTTGTGCTCTGTCCTCCAGGTGTCTGCACTCTGCTACATGATGGACCACGCCTATACAAAGCATCAGCTGCTGCGAATGGAGCGCAAAGTCCTCCTAGGGCTGAAGTTTGATTTGTCCTACTGTCCCCCTCtgcatttcctcctcctccttgcctCCATTGCTCGCTGCAGCGCTAAGGTAGATCTGCATTGTGTGTTCTTTGTCCTGTGTGAGGGGTCGAGGTTGTTTTCCAGTATGACTAGATCTTATGTGTCATCCTTGCCACAAGGCGGTGTGGATGGCTCGTTATCTGCTGGAGCTGTCTCTCCTGGAGGGCCAGTGTGTGGTGTTCCTGCCTATGCAGCTGGCAGGAGCAGCTCTGTGCATGTCCCGCCAAGTTCTGCAGGAGCCCCCAACGGCAGAAGGGGAGGCTGCCTGGTGTCTGGCCTCCAGCATCCATGTTGGCAGGTTTGTTTATTGACTCATAAACTGCACTCCCCTCATGCCCTTTTAAAAGCCTGTACCTCTGGCATCATCAGCAGTGTAGTTACTGAGCTCTGGCTTCTCTGTGGAACATCACAGATACACTTTACCTTCTagggtttgtttggttttttttgtagtaTATTACTCAGCATCCATCCCACCTGTCAATTTTTAATTAGTATGCTTTGGTTTTTCAGTGAGCCTGCCCTGCTGAGGATCATGCAGATTCTGGCCAGTGCAGCAGCGAAGGCCCACACCCAAGAGACCTGCGCTACTTTTATTAAATTCTCCTCCCCAGAGACCATGCAAGTCAGCAGACACCCAGGTCTAAAGAACGCCGCTGGTCTGCTGGGTGTATGCACTTGACATTCCTGACCGCCAGAAACTTGGTTATATACTGAAGCTTCAAGGTAGAGAAGCTAGACCAGTATCGCTTGAGGACTTGACTCCTGTGTGGTCCAAGCCTCTGACCAAGGCTATATGTTCTTTGCTGTGGATCCCGAAGAGTTGTCATGTGAATGGGTGAGGAAAAAGTGTGAAAGACTTGATGACATGCATTGTTTGAAGAAGGACTGCATGCTCTTTGCATGTATGTGATTTAGCCAACTTAGTGGCACGCCTGTTTTATGATCTTATCTTGCAGCCAGCTTAGAAAATGTTTGAATTGTATTAATGTGTCCTTGTCTTGTCATTTTGTGAAGAGGATTTGGGCTGTTTATGAAGTAATTTTGAAcgttttaatgttaaaaataaagtgtctgCTGCAAAGTTTGGAGTTTCAGctgtttatttgcacaaaatTGTGTAATTTCTGCATGATAACAGAGCCCCCCTTCTGACTGCAGGGCTGCGTTGTTGGCCAGTCTGCTCACATGTGCAATCCTCCAAGCATGCAGACAGATGACTGGCTCAAAGGAGTCACTGTAGAGAATGTTGGACAGCTGGTACGGCTTTTATTAAGagtgtttctttttaataactgtaaagaaacaaatgcacattttgTACAAGCTACGTATTGTAAAATTGATTATTCTGTACTGAATCAGCTCGTCCTACACCTATAAGATGAGCCCACTGCTGATGCAGGATACATGTGTGCAAGTCTGTGGTCACTGGTCAGCTGCTGTTTGGAATAAAACCCAGCAACATGACTCCAGACTGCATTCAAGTTACTGAATGCAGCTGAAACCATCTTTCTTATCACATTAATTTTATCTTGATCCTAAGTGACCACATTACTCCAGTTCTAAAATCCTTACACTGGATAGGCTACCTGTCACTCAGAGAGCTGATTTCAAAATCTTGCCGCTTCTGTATAAATTGCTCTGTGGCTCAGCACCCAAAGATATCTCTGACATGCTTGTGATATATGAGCCATCCAGGACCCTGAGGACATCTGGGGCTGGCCTACCGACCGTCCCATGAGTTGGAGcaaaacaaggtgaagcagtgtTTTGTAATCACACAGTAAAAACCTGAAATAACCTCCCAGATGATGTCAGACAAGCCCCAACTGACCTTTTGAAGCTAAAACACATTGCTTTTATTACACTGCCTACTCCACCCTATAATTACTGCTGACTACTTGTTATCTTTGCACCTTTTGTCTGCCATTTttctatttgattttttttttaaatattaaatcattTAGTCATTAATTTAACCTTTTAGATCTTGTTTCTCTTTACTTTATTATTGTAAATCTGTATCCTTTCtgctttatattttattgctctgtaaagctgCTTTGCCTTACCTAAGTGTGAGCTTTTAAAGTAAGAAGTCTTCTAGTGAGCCTCTTTGTTTACTGCACACTTGCACCATGTCTCCTTCATCTGAGTCGCTGCTGCATGTGTACTACTTCCTGATTGGCTGTCGCAGTTGTCTCATGGACCAATGGGTGTTAAGCTCGCGGAGAGATCGCTGTTTCTGGTAGGCAGTCTAACAGGCCTCTGAGTTCAATTGAGGTAACGTCAACGGGACAATAGCTTTCACCTCCATTTTTAATTGTGTCTTCGGTGGGACACCGGTTGTGTGTCTTCTATCTGCATACAGGATTGAATGACACgatattttgatatttattatgtttttgaCCCCCTTTTTGTAACATGTCGTGGTTATGTCAAATGGCGTCGTCAAGCTAACCGACATTAGCCACCGggatttcaaaacaaaagcaggGGAAGTTACGACTTCGGTTAAACGCGCAGGTACGTACTGACTGATGGTTTTAAAACAAACTGATTCTGAATTAAACTGAATATTATCAGACTAGGTGGTATCATTCGCAAAATCGCCctatttttgtatgtgtgcgttttattttgaaaccaacCGGATATGACAATTTTAATCTTGTCTAACCTGAGCTGAATCTGACGGACGTTGCCGAACAGCAACCCCATTTCCATGTAGTCTTATCACAGAGACAGGAAAATGATTAATGAATTAATATAAATCtaacaaaaatgatttaaagaTGACGCTCCATGTCAACGTTGTCATTTTCCGGCGCTTTAAAAGTGAGCTTAAGAGGGGAAAACACCGTTACTGGAAATAATTGGCAGTTTTACATTTCAAGGTAagttttccaccacagacaGGAGAGCGTGTAAATGTGCGCTTTAAAAAAGATACGATATTAATAACTTTTTCATCTTTTACACATATGTTGGCAGGTTAGCAACGCATAATGTGGTTTTAATTTCGACCAACCACTT of Epinephelus lanceolatus isolate andai-2023 chromosome 4, ASM4190304v1, whole genome shotgun sequence contains these proteins:
- the ccnp gene encoding cyclin-P isoform X2 is translated as MARTGFCESKPLLDLHKRADERRAPLRTWSNACGPIDRWQPVEVDESRMAPVKMEPERRWERRLSTQTSEGIIMGFHEDTCSADGCVEEPVLLYPPGLQGLHSLQALVPSLLRHEVETALEKLGLIWDRTYAWDMFLDMMRTQTRHSFPNTDLPRHFTSATQSVLVDWLIQVHEIMHFQEETLYLAVHLLNRSLRQIKVTTINLQLLGMVCLFLAAKKEECLLPEVSALCYMMDHAYTKHQLLRMERKVLLGLKFDLSYCPPLHFLLLLASIARCSAKAVWMARYLLELSLLEGQCVVFLPMQLAGAALCMSRQVLQEPPTAEGEAAWCLASSIHVGSEPALLRIMQILASAAAKAHTQETCATFIKFSSPETMQVSRHPGLKNAAGLLGVCT
- the ccnp gene encoding cyclin-P isoform X1 yields the protein MARTGFCESKPLLDLHKRADERRAPLRTWSNACGPIDRWQPVEVDESRMAPVKMEPERRWERRLSTQTSEGIIMGFHEDTCSAADGCVEEPVLLYPPGLQGLHSLQALVPSLLRHEVETALEKLGLIWDRTYAWDMFLDMMRTQTRHSFPNTDLPRHFTSATQSVLVDWLIQVHEIMHFQEETLYLAVHLLNRSLRQIKVTTINLQLLGMVCLFLAAKKEECLLPEVSALCYMMDHAYTKHQLLRMERKVLLGLKFDLSYCPPLHFLLLLASIARCSAKAVWMARYLLELSLLEGQCVVFLPMQLAGAALCMSRQVLQEPPTAEGEAAWCLASSIHVGSEPALLRIMQILASAAAKAHTQETCATFIKFSSPETMQVSRHPGLKNAAGLLGVCT